A window from Dermacentor variabilis isolate Ectoservices unplaced genomic scaffold, ASM5094787v1 scaffold_16, whole genome shotgun sequence encodes these proteins:
- the LOC142568042 gene encoding uncharacterized protein LOC142568042 — protein sequence MQGGITWTDGTKSISSKVHPFSCCADAPARAIMQNMRQFNGHFGCSWCLHPGFVIDGTIKYTIDEPVPDRTMEETIDAMKTAARTGTIVQGITGPTPLMNMPHFDIVWGFTPDYMHCVLLGVARQLTELWLSSVGQPYYIGRPALLNAVDKRLCNIKPPLCFRLQRTLSLR from the exons ATGCAGGGCGGCATCACCTGGACGGATGGCACAAAGTCTATCTCATCGAAG GTCCACCCCTTCAGCTGTTGTGCTGATGCCCCAGCAAGGGCAATAATGCAAAATATGCGCCAgttcaatgggcattttggcTGTAGCTGGTGCTTGCATCCTGGGTTTGTCATAGATG GAACCATTAAGTATACAATCGACGAGCCAGTGCCAGACAGGACAATGGAAGAAACCATTGACGCCATGAAGACAGCAGCACGCACAGGGACAATTGTTCAAGGCATAACAGGTCCCACTCCATTAATGAATATGCCACACTTTGATATAGTCTGGGGATTCACGCCAGATTACATGCATTGTGTGTTGCTGGGAGTTGCACGCCAGTTGACGGAACTGTGGCTCTCTAGTGTGGGCCAGCCCTACTACATTGGGAGGCCAGCACTGCTCAATGCTGTAGACAAGCGGCTGTGCAACATCAAGCCACCATTGTGTTTCAGGCTGCAGCGTACCCTTTCCTTGCGGTAG